One segment of Paenibacillus sp. FSL R7-0337 DNA contains the following:
- a CDS encoding glycoside hydrolase family 78 protein, whose protein sequence is MIAIQKPRVEYQENPLGLDIRNPRISWQVSADERDVRQQAYQLQVAGAADFGSVWWDSGRLESGDSLHIELKELELQSRTRYYYRVKIWDQHHRPTEWSGAAWWEMGLLSPEEWTAEWITAPLACLAEEAEQSPLLRGSFHVDRPVARARIYVTSLGLYELELNGVRVGDTYLNPGWTSYSQRLQYQTYDVTPLLNLGDNAAGAWLGNGWYKGILGWEHRKYIYGSRTALLMQLHLTFEDGTEQIIGTGPQWKVMPGPLQMSELYHGETYDARLVQHGFSTPGYDDTLWTPAEILPYTKKILLAQENDPVRAVQELAPVALIRTPAGEMVLDMGQNMVGWLRFTVEGAAGQEYQLRHFEVLDQGGNVYTENLRAARQTVTYIAGSGGRESFQPRFTFQGLRYVQLIGFPDPLDLQDFTGVVLHSDMEPTGTFTCSNALLNQLQHNILWGQKGNFVDVPTDCPQRDERLGWTGDAQMFIRTSAYLMNVAPFFSKWLRDLSADQREDGGVPYVIPHVLGEEAHSSAAWGDAAVICPWTIYQCYGDMRILEQQYSSMQGWVEYIRRQGTNEFLWNTGDHFGDWLGLDAKADSLVGATDRNYIATAFYAYSVQLMEKTAKVLGRTEDVEKYSQLHHRVKDAFNQAYILPAGQEVTATQTACVLALMFGLVEGNAKDRTLARLIGLLEASGYHLTTGFVGTPYLNLVLADGGRYDAAYKLLLQTDYPSWLYQITRGATTIWEHWDGIKEDGSFWSKDMNSFNHYAYGAVGDFLYRYVAGIGQTEEGPGYKQFLIQPHPGGGLTSAAAGLESMYGMIRSEWKIDSGKMGLTAVVPPNTSATVLLPDALLAEVSETGMAAGQPLEQASGIHSAEQLARAVKVTLGSGEYRFQYPLRK, encoded by the coding sequence ATGATAGCTATCCAAAAACCGCGAGTGGAGTACCAGGAGAATCCGCTGGGGCTGGATATTCGTAATCCAAGAATCAGCTGGCAGGTGAGTGCGGATGAGCGGGATGTGAGGCAGCAGGCGTATCAATTACAGGTGGCAGGCGCGGCGGATTTCGGGAGCGTATGGTGGGATTCGGGCAGATTGGAGTCCGGGGACTCCCTTCACATTGAGCTGAAGGAGCTGGAGCTGCAGTCCAGGACGCGTTATTATTACCGGGTGAAAATATGGGATCAGCACCATCGTCCCACAGAGTGGTCCGGGGCGGCCTGGTGGGAGATGGGGCTGCTCTCGCCGGAGGAGTGGACTGCAGAATGGATTACGGCTCCGCTGGCCTGCCTTGCGGAAGAAGCAGAGCAAAGCCCGCTGCTGCGCGGAAGCTTCCATGTGGACCGGCCGGTCGCCCGCGCCAGAATCTATGTGACCAGTCTCGGGTTGTATGAGCTGGAGCTGAACGGCGTGCGGGTAGGCGATACTTATCTCAATCCCGGGTGGACCAGTTACAGCCAGCGTCTGCAATACCAGACTTATGATGTGACCCCGCTGCTTAACCTTGGGGACAATGCGGCTGGTGCCTGGCTCGGGAACGGCTGGTACAAAGGAATTCTAGGCTGGGAGCACAGGAAGTATATCTATGGCAGCCGTACAGCGCTGCTGATGCAGCTTCATCTCACCTTTGAGGACGGCACGGAGCAGATCATAGGAACCGGCCCGCAGTGGAAGGTGATGCCCGGCCCGCTGCAGATGTCGGAGCTGTATCACGGGGAGACCTATGACGCCCGGCTGGTGCAGCACGGCTTCAGCACGCCGGGGTATGACGACACGCTGTGGACACCGGCGGAGATTCTTCCGTATACCAAGAAAATTCTGCTTGCGCAGGAGAATGATCCGGTCCGGGCAGTCCAGGAATTGGCTCCTGTGGCCCTCATCCGCACTCCGGCGGGGGAGATGGTGCTCGATATGGGCCAGAATATGGTCGGCTGGCTGCGGTTCACCGTAGAAGGCGCGGCGGGACAGGAATATCAGCTGCGGCATTTCGAGGTGCTGGACCAGGGGGGCAATGTGTATACAGAGAACCTGCGGGCAGCCCGGCAGACTGTTACTTATATCGCCGGCAGCGGGGGCCGGGAGAGCTTCCAGCCGCGTTTTACCTTCCAGGGCTTACGGTATGTGCAACTGATCGGGTTCCCGGACCCGCTGGATCTGCAGGACTTCACAGGCGTGGTGCTGCATTCGGATATGGAGCCGACGGGCACCTTTACCTGTTCCAATGCACTGCTGAATCAGCTCCAGCACAACATCCTGTGGGGGCAAAAGGGCAATTTCGTCGATGTGCCGACCGACTGCCCCCAGCGCGATGAACGGCTCGGGTGGACCGGGGACGCGCAGATGTTCATCCGCACCTCGGCGTATCTGATGAATGTGGCACCTTTTTTCAGCAAATGGCTGAGGGATCTGTCTGCCGATCAGCGGGAGGATGGAGGAGTTCCTTACGTGATTCCGCATGTATTGGGGGAGGAGGCACATTCCTCTGCGGCGTGGGGAGATGCGGCGGTCATCTGTCCGTGGACGATCTACCAGTGTTATGGCGATATGCGGATTCTGGAGCAGCAGTACAGCAGTATGCAGGGCTGGGTGGAGTATATCCGCCGCCAGGGGACTAATGAGTTCCTGTGGAATACCGGCGACCATTTCGGAGATTGGCTGGGTCTGGATGCCAAGGCAGACAGTCTTGTGGGTGCTACGGACCGGAATTATATCGCAACGGCCTTCTATGCCTATTCGGTTCAGCTGATGGAGAAGACGGCGAAGGTGCTGGGCCGGACCGAAGATGTGGAGAAATACTCGCAGCTTCATCACCGGGTCAAGGATGCGTTCAACCAAGCGTATATCCTACCAGCGGGGCAGGAAGTTACGGCTACCCAAACAGCCTGTGTGCTGGCGTTAATGTTCGGACTAGTGGAGGGGAATGCAAAGGACCGCACGCTAGCGAGACTTATCGGGCTGCTGGAAGCGAGCGGGTATCACCTTACGACAGGCTTCGTCGGAACGCCTTATCTGAATTTGGTGCTGGCGGATGGGGGCCGTTATGACGCTGCCTACAAGCTCTTACTACAGACGGATTACCCATCCTGGCTGTACCAGATTACCCGCGGGGCCACTACGATCTGGGAGCATTGGGACGGGATTAAGGAGGACGGCAGCTTTTGGAGCAAGGATATGAATTCCTTCAACCACTATGCTTACGGGGCGGTAGGGGACTTCCTGTACCGCTATGTGGCCGGGATCGGGCAGACAGAGGAAGGGCCGGGCTATAAGCAGTTTCTGATCCAGCCACATCCGGGAGGCGGACTGACCTCGGCTGCTGCCGGACTGGAGTCGATGTACGGAATGATCCGCTCTGAATGGAAGATAGATTCCGGGAAAATGGGGCTGACCGCCGTGGTTCCGCCGAATACTTCGGCTACGGTGCTGTTGCCGGACGCCTTGCTGGCGGAAGTGTCGGAGACAGGCATGGCGGCTGGACAGCCGCTTGAGCAAGCCTCCGGTATTCATTCCGCTGAGCAGCTGGCACGGGCGGTGAAGGTTACGCTCGGCTCCGGGGAATACAGATTCCAGTACCCTTTGCGGAAGTAA
- a CDS encoding AraC family transcriptional regulator: MDSANHTLKGEYFFRGNLLLYVNRANETYDLPLHSHDFIELTFVAEGKGFHYIGQKAHPTGKGQLHFIPVGVSHVFRPSSPSSLREPLVVYNCLFKPELLDRLASVIQDPPIASYLEQIREHRLHSFSLTDLNGSIENLFLALHREFHLPQSGSDSYLLTLFIQLLISIYRLEHDEIQFPLGKQTQFLQILNYVHLNYVQEITLTHLSRSFDWSERHLQRLFKAHTGQTFYRYLQNVRIQKSCLLLVQQPKSPVHLIAEQVGYRDPSTFNLVFKRIIGTTPGIYRQTPGRKQMKAVNPEEQL; this comes from the coding sequence ATGGATTCGGCCAACCATACGCTAAAAGGGGAGTATTTCTTCCGGGGCAATCTCCTGTTATATGTGAACCGCGCTAACGAGACCTATGATCTTCCGCTTCACTCCCATGACTTCATAGAGCTGACCTTCGTAGCCGAGGGCAAAGGATTTCATTATATCGGCCAGAAGGCTCACCCGACCGGCAAGGGCCAGCTGCACTTCATTCCTGTCGGCGTGTCTCATGTCTTCCGTCCGTCATCACCCAGCTCTCTGCGTGAGCCGCTCGTCGTGTACAATTGTTTGTTTAAACCGGAGCTACTGGACCGGCTTGCCTCCGTGATTCAAGACCCGCCGATCGCCTCCTACCTGGAGCAGATCAGAGAACACCGTCTGCATTCCTTCTCCCTGACGGATCTGAATGGTTCCATAGAGAACCTGTTTCTGGCGCTTCACCGTGAGTTTCACCTGCCGCAGAGCGGCTCCGACAGCTATTTGCTGACCCTGTTCATTCAACTTCTGATCAGTATCTACAGGCTGGAGCATGACGAGATTCAGTTTCCGCTGGGCAAGCAGACGCAATTTTTGCAGATTCTGAATTACGTCCACCTGAACTATGTGCAGGAGATTACCCTGACGCATCTGTCACGCAGCTTCGACTGGAGTGAACGGCATCTTCAGCGGCTGTTCAAGGCGCATACAGGGCAGACCTTCTACCGGTACCTGCAGAACGTCCGGATTCAGAAAAGCTGTCTGCTGCTGGTCCAGCAGCCCAAGTCGCCCGTTCACCTCATTGCAGAGCAGGTAGGCTACCGCGATCCGTCAACGTTCAATCTGGTTTTCAAGCGGATCATCGGCACAACACCGGGGATCTACCGACAAACACCGGGAAGGAAACAGATGAAAGCGGTGAACCCGGAGGAACAACTTTAA
- a CDS encoding ATP-binding cassette domain-containing protein — translation MIKVQHLSFSFPQKELYTDISFTLEEAQHCAFIGTSGSGKSTLIDILMDRDRYLFDGSIEMEPDCSIGYVSQFAKPDLSADTTVFEYIAGPFLKLQEEIQLICTEMETSADIEPLLEKYQLALDAFEALGGDDYESLIHKKLNLADLMKRRDLKVSELSGGEFKLVQVMKEMLNRPDFLIMDEPDVFLDFENLNALRQLINSHKGILLVVTHNRYLLNHCFNKIIHLENKELQEFDGRYLEYNLSLLQTKIELQELALAEQEEIERNENIIDNLRAIATYNSEASRGRALKARVRFQERLEARRIKAPFVDIKQPQIHLGMVHELQDADAPVVTVQEYRAAFDELLLDKVSFEMNAGDKVALIGPNGTGKTTLLRDIARGQHDSITLSPEATVAYLSQLQGEVLTDSNTLLEEFIEAGMATYDEIRTHLASYGFEGEIVNQRIAALSGGEKNLLQLAKVSALNANVLLLDEPTSHLDTYTQIALDQAIQEYKGAILMISHDFYSVVNGMDYVLIIDDKTIRKMTIKKFKKMIYARHFDKDYLELEQKKKAAETRVELALKDNNFELAKSLVVELEELIKLM, via the coding sequence ATGATTAAAGTTCAACACCTGTCCTTCTCCTTCCCGCAAAAAGAGCTCTACACTGACATTTCGTTTACGCTCGAAGAGGCGCAGCATTGCGCTTTTATCGGAACCAGCGGCAGCGGAAAAAGCACCCTGATCGACATCCTGATGGACCGGGACAGATATTTGTTCGACGGCAGCATTGAGATGGAGCCTGATTGCAGCATCGGGTATGTCAGCCAGTTCGCCAAGCCGGACCTGTCTGCCGACACCACCGTGTTTGAATATATAGCCGGACCCTTCCTTAAGCTACAGGAGGAAATACAGCTCATCTGCACAGAGATGGAGACCTCGGCGGATATTGAGCCGCTGCTGGAGAAGTATCAACTGGCTCTGGACGCTTTTGAGGCCTTGGGCGGAGATGATTACGAGAGCCTCATTCACAAAAAGCTGAATCTGGCAGACCTCATGAAGCGCAGGGATCTTAAGGTATCCGAGCTGAGCGGCGGGGAATTCAAGCTCGTTCAGGTCATGAAGGAAATGCTGAACCGTCCTGACTTCCTGATTATGGATGAACCGGATGTATTCCTGGACTTCGAGAACCTCAATGCGCTCCGGCAGCTGATTAACTCCCATAAGGGAATTCTGCTGGTGGTTACGCACAACCGTTATCTGCTTAACCATTGTTTTAATAAGATTATTCATCTGGAAAATAAGGAGCTTCAAGAGTTTGACGGCCGGTATCTGGAATACAACCTCTCCCTGCTTCAGACCAAAATAGAGCTGCAGGAGCTGGCCCTTGCCGAACAGGAAGAGATTGAGCGCAACGAGAACATCATCGACAACCTCCGGGCGATCGCCACGTATAATTCAGAAGCCTCCAGAGGGAGAGCACTGAAAGCGAGAGTAAGGTTCCAGGAAAGACTGGAGGCCCGCAGAATCAAAGCGCCGTTCGTGGACATTAAGCAGCCGCAGATTCATTTGGGGATGGTGCATGAGCTGCAGGACGCCGATGCTCCTGTTGTGACAGTTCAAGAGTACCGGGCGGCCTTCGATGAGCTGCTGCTGGACAAGGTTAGCTTCGAGATGAATGCTGGTGATAAAGTCGCCCTGATCGGTCCGAACGGTACCGGCAAAACAACCCTGCTGCGCGATATCGCGCGGGGCCAGCACGACTCTATAACTCTGAGCCCGGAGGCTACGGTAGCTTATCTGTCTCAGCTTCAAGGCGAAGTGCTGACAGATTCGAACACCCTGCTCGAAGAATTCATCGAGGCCGGAATGGCCACATATGATGAGATCCGCACCCACCTGGCATCCTATGGCTTTGAAGGCGAGATTGTGAACCAGCGAATAGCAGCCTTGTCCGGCGGCGAAAAAAATCTGCTGCAGCTGGCCAAGGTATCTGCCCTGAACGCCAATGTCCTGCTGCTCGATGAGCCGACCAGCCATCTGGATACCTACACGCAAATCGCTCTGGACCAAGCCATCCAGGAGTACAAGGGCGCGATTCTTATGATCTCGCATGACTTCTATTCCGTGGTCAACGGGATGGATTATGTCCTGATTATTGACGATAAGACAATCCGCAAGATGACGATCAAGAAATTCAAGAAGATGATCTATGCCCGGCACTTCGATAAAGATTATCTGGAGCTGGAGCAGAAGAAGAAAGCAGCCGAGACCCGGGTAGAACTGGCGCTGAAGGATAATAATTTTGAGCTTGCCAAAAGTCTGGTTGTAGAATTGGAAGAACTGATTAAGCTGATGTAA
- a CDS encoding alpha-mannosidase — protein sequence MFWTEEKLGARLRELESYRYREGITLEEWQVTEDLEGANGAYPPVLDGDRKLRTGEHWTGYDAYLWLHRKVTVPAEWQGKRVVGLFDFGRTGGGNNGGFESLLYLDGKPYQGVDSNHQEVFLEDGAAGRELELTFRLWSGLNGDGQLIPQEHKIMRAELAYLDESTDNLFYTGRAALGTIKQLQDSQIQKHELLTALNKAFNLLDWSRPGSAAFYASVQEAEALLQEALARMEQEHPVTVTAIGHTHIDVAWLWRLTHTREKAARSFSTVLRLMKQFPEYIFLQTQPQLYAYIKQDYPEIYQEIKERVEEGRWEAGGAMWLEADCNLTSGESLVRQILYGTKFFREEFGVDCKYLWLPDVFGYSWALPQILRKSGIDTFMTTKISWSQYNRMPHDTFQWRGIDGSEVLTHFITTPEGPESGAWYYTYNGLIEPFSVQGIWEQYRDKNLNRELLLSYGYGDGGGGVNREMLEMRRRLDTMPGLPQVKTGRAAEYFERLHETIDATEEYVHTWDGELYLEYHRGTYTSQAYNKKMNRKLELLYREAEWLQMLWAAESGGFSQYPAGSLLEGWQIILRNQFHDIIPGSSIHEVYQDSRVEYAEAEQLGLAARAAAVEGLVGLTPAPAEDSSAAQSGLASVPAEDSSAVHVGLPPVSAEGSLAAHDALPPVAQADLPPAKTPVQTEYTLFNSVFFTAPRLATVPHDAENAVWTDAEGNRLTAQRSGGQWLVETAAVPAMGSAVIVAAEPGGSEAAQPEPTVPFRWQDSTLTTPYYILEWNASGQLSRIFDRSAEREVLATGECGNVLQVFEDKPKMFDAWDIDLFYQEKMRIISDLRSVKLTECGPLQAVLEFVWSYMDSTIVQKVKVYAGSARIDFETYVDWHEQQQLLKAAFPVAVRATEATYDIQFGNVKRPTHWNTSWDYARFESVGHQWADLSERGYGVSLLNDCKYGYDIKDHTMRLSLIKSATSPDRLADQGEHSFTYALLPHEGDWVAAGTVQEAWALNQPLLAVEGAYTAGAGKSLITCDAPNIAINAVKLAEDGSGCIVRLHEFTGTRCTANVSSDYAVSSWQLRDLMERPLEAETVDGPAIRLDFKPYEIHTVHVAFPNA from the coding sequence ATGTTCTGGACAGAAGAGAAGCTTGGTGCGCGGTTGAGAGAGCTGGAGAGTTACAGGTACCGTGAGGGGATTACACTTGAGGAATGGCAGGTTACTGAGGATCTGGAGGGGGCCAACGGTGCTTATCCGCCCGTACTTGACGGAGACAGGAAGCTGCGGACCGGGGAGCATTGGACCGGCTATGATGCCTATCTGTGGCTGCACCGCAAGGTAACCGTACCTGCCGAATGGCAGGGAAAACGTGTTGTCGGGTTGTTCGATTTTGGGCGCACCGGCGGAGGCAATAACGGCGGGTTCGAATCGCTGCTGTACCTGGACGGGAAGCCTTATCAGGGGGTGGACTCCAACCATCAGGAGGTATTCCTGGAAGACGGCGCGGCCGGCCGGGAGCTGGAGCTCACGTTCCGCTTATGGTCGGGACTGAACGGTGACGGTCAGCTGATCCCTCAGGAGCACAAGATCATGCGGGCGGAGCTGGCCTATCTGGATGAGTCCACTGACAATCTCTTTTATACCGGCCGGGCTGCGCTGGGTACGATCAAGCAGCTACAAGACAGCCAGATTCAGAAACATGAGCTGCTAACCGCCTTGAACAAGGCCTTCAACCTGCTGGACTGGTCCAGACCCGGAAGCGCCGCATTCTATGCTTCAGTCCAGGAGGCGGAAGCGCTGCTTCAAGAGGCGCTCGCCCGAATGGAGCAGGAGCATCCGGTAACGGTGACCGCCATCGGCCATACACATATCGATGTGGCCTGGTTATGGCGGCTTACCCACACCCGGGAGAAAGCAGCCCGTTCCTTCTCTACCGTACTGCGGCTGATGAAGCAGTTCCCGGAGTACATTTTTTTGCAGACGCAGCCTCAGCTCTATGCGTATATCAAGCAGGACTACCCGGAGATCTATCAGGAGATTAAGGAGCGTGTGGAAGAGGGCCGCTGGGAAGCCGGAGGGGCAATGTGGCTGGAAGCGGATTGTAATCTGACGAGCGGCGAGTCGCTGGTGCGGCAGATTTTGTACGGGACCAAGTTTTTCCGAGAAGAGTTCGGGGTGGATTGCAAATACTTATGGTTGCCGGATGTGTTCGGGTATAGCTGGGCGCTGCCGCAGATTCTGCGCAAGTCAGGGATTGATACCTTCATGACCACCAAGATCAGCTGGAGCCAATACAACCGGATGCCGCATGATACGTTCCAGTGGAGAGGGATTGACGGCAGCGAGGTGCTGACCCACTTCATCACGACGCCGGAGGGCCCGGAATCGGGTGCTTGGTATTACACTTATAACGGTCTGATCGAGCCGTTCTCTGTGCAGGGAATTTGGGAACAGTACCGGGACAAGAACCTGAACCGTGAGCTGCTGTTGTCCTATGGTTACGGAGACGGGGGCGGCGGTGTCAACCGCGAGATGCTGGAGATGCGGCGGCGGCTGGATACGATGCCAGGTCTTCCGCAGGTGAAGACGGGCCGGGCAGCGGAATACTTCGAGCGGCTTCATGAGACGATAGATGCTACGGAGGAGTATGTGCATACCTGGGATGGGGAGCTATACCTGGAGTACCACCGGGGAACCTATACAAGCCAAGCTTATAATAAAAAAATGAACCGCAAACTAGAGCTTCTATACCGTGAAGCGGAATGGCTGCAGATGCTCTGGGCGGCGGAGAGCGGCGGATTCAGCCAGTATCCGGCGGGCTCGCTCCTCGAAGGCTGGCAGATCATTCTGCGTAATCAGTTCCACGATATTATTCCCGGCTCCTCGATTCATGAGGTGTATCAGGATTCCCGGGTGGAATATGCCGAAGCAGAGCAGCTTGGCCTGGCGGCGCGGGCGGCGGCTGTGGAGGGACTCGTCGGCTTAACTCCTGCGCCTGCTGAGGATTCATCTGCGGCGCAATCCGGTCTCGCATCTGTCCCTGCCGAGGATTCTTCTGCCGTGCATGTCGGCCTTCCTCCGGTGTCTGCCGAGGGTTCGCTTGCGGCACATGACGCTCTCCCGCCTGTGGCGCAAGCTGACCTCCCACCGGCGAAAACTCCGGTGCAGACAGAATATACGCTCTTTAACAGCGTATTCTTCACCGCTCCCCGGCTGGCAACCGTGCCACATGATGCCGAGAATGCTGTCTGGACAGATGCCGAAGGTAACCGGCTGACTGCCCAGCGCTCCGGCGGGCAGTGGCTGGTGGAGACGGCGGCGGTTCCGGCGATGGGCAGTGCAGTGATTGTTGCCGCTGAGCCTGGCGGTTCCGAAGCCGCTCAGCCAGAACCCACCGTTCCTTTCCGCTGGCAGGATTCCACACTAACCACTCCTTATTATATTCTGGAGTGGAATGCATCTGGACAGCTCAGCCGGATCTTCGACCGCAGCGCAGAACGTGAGGTGCTGGCAACGGGCGAATGCGGCAATGTGCTGCAGGTCTTCGAGGATAAGCCCAAGATGTTCGATGCCTGGGATATCGATCTGTTCTACCAGGAGAAGATGCGGATCATCAGCGATCTGCGCTCTGTCAAGCTGACCGAGTGTGGGCCACTTCAGGCGGTGCTGGAATTCGTCTGGAGCTACATGGATTCCACCATTGTCCAGAAGGTTAAGGTCTATGCCGGAAGCGCGCGGATTGATTTCGAGACCTATGTAGACTGGCATGAGCAGCAGCAGCTGCTGAAGGCGGCCTTCCCTGTGGCTGTGCGGGCTACGGAAGCGACCTATGATATCCAGTTCGGCAATGTGAAGCGGCCGACTCACTGGAATACAAGCTGGGATTATGCGCGATTCGAGAGCGTGGGTCATCAGTGGGCCGATCTGTCGGAGCGGGGCTACGGGGTCAGCCTGCTGAACGACTGCAAATACGGCTATGACATCAAGGATCATACGATGCGGCTGTCGCTGATCAAATCGGCAACCAGCCCGGACCGGCTGGCGGATCAGGGCGAGCACAGCTTTACGTATGCCCTGCTTCCGCATGAAGGGGATTGGGTGGCTGCGGGCACGGTACAGGAAGCGTGGGCGCTGAACCAGCCGCTTCTGGCCGTGGAAGGCGCCTACACCGCCGGAGCCGGCAAATCCCTGATCACCTGCGATGCCCCGAACATTGCGATCAATGCCGTGAAGCTGGCGGAAGACGGCAGCGGCTGTATTGTCCGGCTGCATGAGTTCACCGGAACACGCTGCACGGCGAATGTCAGCAGCGATTATGCGGTCTCCTCCTGGCAGCTGCGCGATCTGATGGAGCGGCCTCTGGAGGCTGAGACGGTGGATGGACCCGCTATAAGGCTTGATTTCAAGCCTTATGAGATCCATACGGTTCATGTAGCTTTTCCTAATGCTTAA
- a CDS encoding LacI family DNA-binding transcriptional regulator, producing the protein MSKKRVTSFDVAKRAGVSRSVVSAVLNDTPGIGVGADTREAVLEAIRELNYHVDAGARSMKTGRSMTLAAYGDTRHPLFIRLLEGMQRECELGGYHILLCSPRPKGNAGGRAELLELYHQRKIDGIVTLDHTSYKDEEWASLVSAAGVPYVSVEGYAEVPGVCSVLADYSGSVETVMNYLMRKGTAQQPGPVYAEVYHALDTDNWAERNRREAYTSWCTSRGMEPVIIRLEEHGGEWADCLQRLAAVSGQPSAPLLVNWSSAIPDLYRAAHKLGLRIGEDLRIMAADNTIQGDRLSLPSLSCVEIPYVSMGEEAVRCLLAQMSGGSAAGQAEKIWLPAVLKAGESA; encoded by the coding sequence ATGAGTAAAAAAAGAGTGACCAGCTTCGATGTAGCTAAACGGGCGGGCGTGTCCCGCAGCGTAGTCTCTGCGGTGCTTAATGATACGCCTGGCATTGGTGTTGGAGCCGATACGCGTGAGGCTGTGCTGGAAGCCATCCGTGAGCTGAATTATCATGTGGATGCTGGAGCACGCAGCATGAAGACGGGAAGAAGCATGACACTTGCCGCTTATGGGGATACGCGCCATCCGCTGTTTATCCGGCTGCTGGAAGGGATGCAGCGGGAGTGTGAGCTGGGCGGGTATCACATCCTGCTCTGTTCTCCGCGCCCCAAGGGGAATGCGGGCGGCAGGGCCGAGCTGCTGGAATTGTATCACCAGCGGAAGATTGACGGGATAGTCACCCTGGACCACACCAGCTACAAGGATGAGGAGTGGGCGTCCCTTGTCAGCGCTGCCGGAGTCCCCTACGTCTCCGTGGAAGGGTATGCGGAAGTGCCGGGTGTATGTTCTGTACTGGCTGATTATTCAGGCAGTGTGGAGACCGTAATGAATTATTTGATGCGGAAAGGCACGGCACAGCAGCCGGGGCCGGTCTACGCCGAGGTATATCATGCGCTTGACACGGATAACTGGGCGGAACGGAACCGCCGGGAGGCCTACACAAGCTGGTGTACATCGCGTGGGATGGAGCCGGTAATCATTCGTTTGGAGGAGCATGGCGGCGAGTGGGCTGATTGTCTCCAGAGGCTTGCGGCGGTCAGCGGTCAGCCGTCTGCGCCGCTCCTGGTTAACTGGTCGAGCGCGATCCCCGATCTGTATCGGGCTGCTCATAAGCTGGGCCTGCGGATCGGCGAAGACCTGCGTATTATGGCAGCAGACAACACGATTCAAGGCGACCGGCTCAGCCTGCCCTCCTTAAGCTGCGTAGAGATCCCCTATGTGAGTATGGGGGAAGAGGCCGTACGCTGCCTGCTCGCGCAGATGAGCGGAGGGAGTGCAGCAGGGCAGGCCGAGAAAATCTGGCTCCCGGCCGTGTTGAAGGCGGGGGAAAGCGCATAA
- a CDS encoding TetR family transcriptional regulator: protein MSPRISDQQKEERRSKILNAAKLVFTAKGYEAATFKDILDETGMSRGWIYLYFQTKAEIFEALLDQQDIEHEAYLEELAARQPMIWNVIRQMYADQQADLMQMPGGSFLPAFYEYFLGGSRDKQRRSLLLKRYETGLSRLEALLRTGVERGEFSPVLPLDQIARITASYQEGIATHTLAVGAELAHTELQIEALLDYLKQLLNPGPRPALE from the coding sequence ATGTCACCGAGAATCTCCGATCAGCAGAAGGAAGAAAGGCGCTCCAAAATCCTGAATGCTGCGAAGCTGGTGTTCACCGCCAAAGGCTATGAAGCCGCTACCTTCAAGGATATCCTGGATGAAACCGGGATGAGCCGCGGCTGGATCTATCTGTATTTTCAAACCAAGGCGGAAATCTTCGAGGCGCTGCTGGATCAGCAGGACATAGAGCATGAGGCTTACCTGGAAGAACTGGCAGCTAGACAACCTATGATCTGGAATGTTATCCGGCAGATGTATGCCGATCAGCAGGCTGACCTAATGCAGATGCCGGGCGGAAGCTTTCTGCCGGCCTTCTATGAGTATTTTCTTGGCGGCTCAAGGGATAAGCAGCGGCGAAGCCTCCTGTTGAAACGCTACGAGACAGGTCTTTCACGCTTAGAAGCACTGCTTCGCACAGGAGTGGAGCGCGGGGAATTCAGCCCTGTGCTGCCACTCGACCAGATTGCAAGAATTACAGCTTCTTATCAGGAAGGGATAGCAACGCATACCCTGGCTGTAGGAGCCGAGCTTGCCCATACGGAATTGCAGATCGAAGCGCTGCTAGATTATCTGAAGCAGCTGCTGAACCCCGGGCCCCGTCCGGCTCTGGAATAG